A window of the Procambarus clarkii isolate CNS0578487 chromosome 79, FALCON_Pclarkii_2.0, whole genome shotgun sequence genome harbors these coding sequences:
- the LOC138357614 gene encoding trichohyalin-like, producing the protein ERERERERENTSFLRKEHLGYTVEQGSPKSPERRHQRSKISKEQDIKEARYQRSKISTKQDIKEARYQRSKISKKQDIKEAKYQRSKIYQRRYQRSKISKEQDIKEARYQRSKISTKQDIKEARYQRSKISKKQDINEARYIKEARYQRSKISEKQDIREARYQRSKISKKQDIKEARYQRSKISKKQDIKEARYQRSKISKKHDIKEARYQRSKIYQRRYSRSKIYQRRYSRSKIYQRRYLRSKISKKQDISKKISKKQDISKKISKKQDISKKISKKQDIEEARKERIKKGKKQERKEARKERSEKGKKQEKKEARKERSKKRKKRERKEARKERIKKGKNQERKESRKERSKKRKNQERKEARKERSKKVTNQERKEARKERSEKGKKQEKKEARKERSEKRKNQERKEARKERSKKRKNQERKEARKERIKKGKKQEKKESRKERSKKGKKQESNEPRKERSEKRKKRERKEARKERSEKGKKREKKESRKERSKKRKNQERKEPRKERSEKGKNQERKEARKERIKKGKKQEKKESRKERSKKGKKQESNEPRKERSEKRKKRERKEARKERSEKGKKREKKESRKERSKKRKKQEKKESRKERSKKVTNQERKEARKERSEKGKKQEKKEARKERSEKRKNQERKEARKERIKKGKNQERKEARKERTKKGKKREKKESRKERSKKRKNQERKEARKERSKKVTNQERKEARKERSEKGKKQEKKEARKERSEKRKNQERKEARKERSKKRKNQERKEARKERIKEGRKREEKENIKGWGGEENIAMNFLNLCERA; encoded by the exons gagagagagagagagagagagagagagaataccagTTTCTTGAGGAAGGAGCATCTTGGCTATACCGTCGAGCAGGGCTCACCCAAATCCCCTGAAAG AAGACATCAACGAAGCAAGATATCAAAGGAGCAAGATATCAAAGAAGCAAGATATCAAAGAAGCAAGATATCAACGAAGCAAGATATCAAAGAAGCAAGATATCAAAGAAGCAAGATATCAAAGAAGCAAGATATCAAAGAAGCAAAATATCAACGAAGCAAGAtatatcaaagaagatatcaacgAAGCAAGATATCAAAGGAGCAAGATATCAAAGAAGCAAGATATCAAAGAAGCAAGATATCAACTAAGCAAGATATCAAAGAAGCAAGATATCAACGAAGCAAGATATCAAAGAAGCAAGATATAAACGAAGCAAGATATATCAAAGAAGCAAGATATCAAAGAAGCAAGATATCAGAGAAGCAAGATATCAGAGAAGCAAGATATCAACGAAGCAAGATATCAAAGAAGCAAGATATCAAAGAAGCAAGATATCAAAGAAGCAAGATATCAAAGAAGCAAGATATCAAAGAAGCAAGATATCAACGAAGCAAGATATCAAAGAAGCATGATATCAAAGAAGCAAGATATCAAAGAAGCAAGATATATCAAAGAAGATATTCAAGAAGCAAGATATATCAAAGAAGATATTCAAGAAGCAAGATATATCAAAGAAGATATCTAAGAAGCAAGATATCAAAGAAGCAAGATATATCAAAGAAGATATCCAAGAAGCAAGATATATCAAAGAAGATATCCAAGAAGCAAGATATATCAAAGAAGATATCCAAGAAGCAAGATATCGAAGAAGCAAGAAAGGAAAGAATCAAGAAAGGAAAGAAGCAAGAAAGGAAAGAAGCGAGAAAAGAAAGAAGCGAGAAAGGAAAGAAGCAAGAAAAGAAAGAAGCGAGAAAGGAAAGAAGCAAGAAAAGAAAGAAGCGAGAAAGGAAAGAAGCGAGAAAAGAAAGAATCAAGAAAGGAAAGAATCAAGAAAGGAAAGAATCAAGAAAGGAAAGAAGCAAGAAAAGAAAGAATCAAGAAAGGAAAGAAGCAAGAAAGGAAAGAAGCAAGAAAGTAACGAACCAAGAAAGGAAAGAAGCGAGAAAAGAAAGAAGCGAGAAAGGAAAGAAGCAAGAAAAGAAAGAAGCGAGAAAGGAAAGAAGCGAGAAAAGAAAGAATCAAGAAAGGAAAGAAGCAAGAAAAGAAAGAAGCAAGAAAAGAAAGAATCAAGAAAGGAAAGAAGCGAGAAAAGAAAGAATCAAGAAAGGAAAGAAGCAAGAAAAGAAAGAATCAAGAAAGGAAAGAAGCAAGAAAGGAAAGAAGCAAGAAAGTAACGAACCAAGAAAGGAAAGAAGCGAGAAAAGAAAGAAGCGAGAAAGGAAAGAAGCAAGAAAAGAAAGAAGCGAGAAAGGAAAGAAGCGAGAAAAGAAAGAATCAAGAAAGGAAAGAAGCAAGAAAAGAAAGAATCAAGAAAGGAAAGAACCAAGAAAGGAAAGAAGCGAGAAAGGAAAGAACCAAGAAAGGAAAGAAGCGAGAAAAGAAAGAATCAAGAAAGGAAAGAAGCAAGAAAAGAAAGAATCAAGAAAGGAAAGAAGCAAGAAAGGAAAGAAGCAAGAAAGTAACGAACCAAGAAAGGAAAGAAGCGAGAAAAGAAAGAAGCGAGAAAGGAAAGAAGCAAGAAAAGAAAGAAGCGAGAAAGGAAAGAAGCGAGAAAAGAAAGAATCAAGAAAGGAAAGAAGCAAGAAAAGAAAGAAGCAAGAAAAGAAAGAATCAAGAAAGGAAAGAAGCAAGAAAGTAACGAACCAAGAAAGGAAAGAAGCGAGAAAAGAAAGAAGCGAGAAAGGAAAGAAGCAAGAAAAGAAAGAAGCGAGAAAGGAAAGAAGCGAGAAAAGAAAGAATCAAGAAAGGAAAGAAGCAAGAAAAGAAAGAATCAAGAAAGGAAAGAACCAAGAAAGGAAAGAAGCGAGAAAGGAAAGAACCAAGAAAGGAAAGAAGCGAGAAAAGAAAGAATCAAGAAAGGAAAGAAGCAAGAAAAGAAAGAATCAAGAAAGGAAAGAAGCAAGAAAGGAAAGAAGCAAGAAAGTAACGAACCAAGAAAGGAAAGAAGCGAGAAAAGAAAGAAGCGAGAAAGGAAAGAAGCAAGAAAAGAAAGAAGCGAGAAAGGAAAGAAGCGAGAAAAGAAAGAATCAAGAAAGGAAAGAAGCAAGAAAAGAAAGAAGCAAGAAAAGAAAGAATCAAGAAAGGAAAGAAGCGAGAAAGGAAAGAatcaaggaaggaaggaagagagaagagaaggaaaatataaaaggttgggggggggaggaaaacaTTGCGATGAACTTCCTTAATCTGTGTGAAAGAGCTTAA